In a single window of the Rhizoctonia solani chromosome 16, complete sequence genome:
- a CDS encoding RNA recognition motif domain-containing protein, whose protein sequence is MIMISRTRIAALSITRRFFSTGPGPSPATPIISDLAFDELHTETTDSTDKPRFARGERTWVKLSGLPRTISPVDIARHVKALTSNTPKQVHLDYRNFIPSGRAWVGFTNSDKTEQAVQVLRGSVIAGYTIRAQKTDEQNLVNAGLPPRTRGPRGRAQAQERGLASGNGPDAKLIKRQKNVYMWGLPGRMLEPELAKIFEPYGLRVTDEEPRSIQKLERKAPTSRFVVRLMTTAGAHRLVRDFHMTEKFGAGYLVHARVVY, encoded by the exons ATGATCATGATTTCTCGCACTCGCATTGCTGCTCTATCCATTACTCGCCGCTTCTTCAGCACAGGCCCAGGACCATCCCCTGCAACGCCTATCATATCTGACCTGGCATTCGACGAGCTTCATACAGAGACCACCGATAGCACAG ATAAACCACGCTTTGCCAGGGGAGAGCGAACCTGGGTCAAGCTCAGTGGGCTGCCCCGAACGATCTCTCCGGTCGACATTGCCAGGCATGTGAAAGCGTTAACATCAAACACTCCCAAACAAG TTCATTTGGACTATAGAAATTTCATACCTTCGGGCAGGGCATGGGTCGGGTTTACCAATTCGGATAAAACTGAACAAGCAGTTCAAGTCCTTCGAGGTTCCGTTATTGCTGGCTATACAATTCGAGCTCAGAAGACCGATGAACAAAACTTGGTCAACGCGGGACTTCCACCCCGCACAAGAGGCCCTAGGGGTAGAGCCCAAGCCCAGGAACGTGGACTTGCGAGTGGCAACGGACCTGACGCCAAGTTAATCAAACGACAAAAGAACGTCTACATGTGGGGGCTCCCAGGGAGGATGCTCGAACCCGAACTTGCTAAAATTTTTGAACCTTACGGACTCCGGGTTACAGACGAGGAGCCCCGGTCAATTCAAAAGCTAGAAAG GAAAGCCCCAACTTCACGTTTTGTGGTTCGCCTAATGACGACCGCTGGGGCACATAGACTTGTTCGAGACTTTCATATGACTGAGAAGTTTGGGGCAGGGTATTTGGTGCATGCTCGTGTTGTATACTGA
- a CDS encoding RNA recognition motif protein, producing the protein MAQVVNPLDQASTYRDSQSRLDAQKTQELLDRSSTLYVGNLSFYTTEEQIYDLFQKCASPEDGGGVKRIIMGLDRNTRTPCGFCFVEYYTHAEATAAVRYISGTKLDERIVRCDLDLGYREGRQYGRGKSGGQVRDELRQDYDAGRGGWGAQAQRERREVVYEHQTSTAGGGGEWKHANDNPYKRQREDDDEMEPNPQRMRENDDVDTRSGES; encoded by the exons ATGGCGCAGGTAGTTAACCCATTGGATCAGGCCTCAACTTACAGGGATTCCCAGTCACGG CTCGACGCGCAAAAGACACAGGAACTGTTGGATCGAAGCTCAACACTTTAT GTCGGGAATCTTTCGTTCTACACCACCGAAGAACAAATATACGACCTCTTTCAAAAATGCGCTTCTCCGGAGGACGGAGGAGGAGTGAAGCGAATCATCATGGGATTGGACCGGAATACACG AACACCCTGTGGATTCTGTTTCGTTGAATACTATACGCATGCGGAAGCCACGGCTGCGGTACGTTATATATCTGGGACCAAGCTGGACGAGAGAATTGTCCGATGCGATTTGGACTTGGGATACCGGGAAGGAAGGCAGTACGGTAGAGGGAAGAGCGGTGGTCAG GTCCGAGATGAATTGCGTCAGGATTATGACGCCGGGCGTGGCGGATGGGGTGCCCAAGCACAACGAGAGCGCCGCGAAGTGGTGTACGAACACCAGACCAGTActgctggtggaggcggtgAATGGAAGCACG CAAACGACAATCCTTACAAACGTCAGCGcgaggatgatgatgaaaTGGAACCAAAT CCTCAGCGCATGCGAGAGAACGATGATGTGGATACGAGATCCGGGGAATCATAG